One Candida dubliniensis CD36 chromosome 1, complete sequence genomic region harbors:
- a CDS encoding cell wall integrity and stress response subunit 4 precursor, putative (Similar to S. cerevisiae WSC4;~Similar to C. albicans WSC4), with protein sequence MIPMSVLHSQLLAILLYISLTHALSLSRCSSTNLGGEKTSSEFMSNGLCRDTCSKDGYAVAILSGNDCYCTNDVPADTADMSNCEIGCPGYKDEENCAGGGYFGYLLIGQPSATVGGETSTSSKATKTSSSSTSSSTSSTSTTSSSSTSTSTSTSSTSSSTSTSASSTSSSTSTSTSSTSSSTSTSTSSTSSSTSTSTSSTSSSTTISTTSSSPDTPSTSSPPTTMVTKTTQVTETHRSSDVVQVTQYSTEVLTVSPSTTSKSKSTKSSSQTPIVSTKIEQTTAYSIKTVNGTQTQEIKTLYITQFTTQSTSDSTTSSTSFESISHLRSQDASTAPTSSAPSSSPTAARSKDTFFDDKGKVAGTFTAVGIVVVGIVGAMLYCCCCFGGAGGRNNDHDGYSDEENQYSSDELSVNHATVVAPYSKHSSFSTLKRNSSSKTLFAYFTGDNNKDNGVNRSSSRRKLMSRRSSQMSSSPNINNPEVDAGAMFPINEIDSRLDPDTMFLNQNFSNKSLGDNQDYSRKLKITNPE encoded by the coding sequence ATGATACCAATGTCAGTACTACATTCTCAATTATTggcaatattattatacatTTCGTTAACCCACGCACTATCGTTAAGTAGATGTTCCTCGACCAACTTGGGCGGTGAAAAGACCAGCAGCGAGTTTATGTCGAATGGGCTTTGTCGTGACACCTGTTCGAAAGATGGGTATGCCGTTGCTATATTGTCAGGAAACGACTGTTACTGTACCAATGATGTTCCAGCAGACACTGCAGATATGTCGAATTGTGAGATTGGGTGTCCCGGGTATAAGGACGAGGAAAACTGTGCTGGAGGTGGTTATTTCGGGTACTTACTTATTGGGCAACCATCAGCAACTGTTGGAGGAGAGACAAGCACATCCAGCAAAGCTACAAAGACTTCCAGCAGCAGCACTAGCAGCAGCACTAGCTCCACGAGCACTACAAGTTCCAGTTCCACAAGCACAAGTACATCAACTAGCAGCACCAGTTCTAGCACAAGCACATCAGCTAGCAGCACCAGTTCTAGCACAAGCACATCAACTAGTAGCACCAGTTCTAGCACAAGCACATCAACTAGTAGCACTAGTTCTAGCACAAGCACATCAACTAGTAGCACTAGTTCTAGCACCACCATTTCAACTACTTCGTCTAGTCCCGACACCCCTTCAACAAGCTCACCTCCCACCACAATGGTTACCAAAACAACCCAAGTAACAGAAACTCACCGTTCCAGCGATGTTGTCCAAGTCACACAATACTCCACCGAGGTGCTTACCGTGTCTCCCAGCACCACATCCAAATCTAAATCAACAAAGTCATCTTCGCAAACACCTATAGTATCGACAAAAATCGAGCAAACAACCGCCTACTCAATCAAGACAGTAAACGGCACCCAAACACAAGAAATCAAGACATTATACATAACCCAATTCACCACACAATCAACCCTGGATTCGACAACATCCTCCACAAGctttgaatcaatttccCATTTGCGGTCTCAAGATGCATCTACTGCCCCAACCCTGTCGGCCCCCAGCTCATCACCAACAGCTGCAAGAAGCAAGGACACATTCTTCGACGACAAGGGAAAAGTTGCTGGTACTTTTACTGCGGTGggaattgttgttgtgggGATCGTCGGCGCCATGTTGtactgctgctgttgcttTGGTGGAGCAGGTGGTAGAAACAACGACCACGACGGGTACAGCGACGAAGAAAACCAATACAGCTCAGATGAGTTATCGGTCAACCATGCTACTGTTGTTGCTCCATACAGCAAGCATTCATCCTTTTCGACATTAAAGAGAAACAGTTCCTCAAAGACTTTATTTGCATATTTTACTGgtgacaacaacaaagataATGGGGTCAATAGAAGCTCATCAAGACGCAAGTTGATGAGCAGAAGAAGCAGCCAAATGAGCTCCTCGccaaatatcaacaaccCAGAAGTAGACGCAGGAGCCATGTTCCCTATTAATGAGATAGATTCGAGATTAGATCCAGACACAATGTTTTTAAATCagaatttttcaaacaagTCGCTTGGCGATAATCAAGATTATTCAAGAAAACTTAAAATCACTAATCCCGAATAA
- a CDS encoding conjugated polyketone reducatse C2, putative (Similar to Candida parapsilosis CPR-C2), whose product MTSLTTVSGDPLTIGIGTGTSIKDLKRGDPTPKNQSVIVDILKYALNIGYNHIDTAEVYTTQPEVGMAIAGYPRQKLWITTKYSVSSSMIKKKAFTPTDFIEQALEEMKTDYIDLFLIHFPPKQGDPYTIESLWKEFISIKATGKVRYIGVSNFSIPQLQKLFEATGVYPSVNQIQYYLGSPNSDVVQFCQQHGIHVEAYGPLTPLREPNTKADTLLEDSQNKSQELFRYLLSQNILPITTSFKQSRLQEALDTHNLIY is encoded by the coding sequence ATGACTTCTCTTACCACCGTCTCTGGTGACCCACTTACCATTGGCATTGGCACCGGCACCTCCATCAAAGACCTTAAACGGGGAGACCCTACCCCCAAAAATCAATCCGTCATTGTTGATATTCTCAAGTATGCATTGAATATTGGGTACAACCATATAGACACGGCTGAGGTGTACACCACCCAACCAGAAGTGGGCATGGCCATAGCCGGCTACCCACGTCAAAAGTTATGGATCACCACCAAGTACTCAGTCTCATCGTCCATGATCAAGAAGAAGGCCTTTACCCCAACCGACTTTATCGAACAGGCCCTAGAAGAGATGAAGACAGACTATATCgatttgtttttaattcACTTTCCCCCAAAACAGGGCGACCCCTACACAATAGAATCCTTATGGAAGGAATTCATATCCATCAAGGCGACAGGAAAGGTCAGATACATTGGCGTGTCAAACTTTAGTATTCCCCAATTGCAAAAACTTTTTGAGGCTACCGGCGTCTACCCCTCGGTCAACCAGATCCAGTACTACCTTGGCTCGCCAAACCTGGACGTCGTCCAGTTCTGCCAACAACACGGAATCCATGTCGAGGCATACGGGCCATTGACCCCACTAAGAGAGCCAAATACAAAGGCAGACACGTTATTGGAAGACCTGCAAAACAAATCACAGGAATTGTTCCGCTACTTGCTCTCCCAAAACATCTTGCCCATCACTACATCGTTCAAACAGTCTCGTTTACAAGAAGCTTTAGATACACACAATCTTATATACTAA
- a CDS encoding DNA mismatch repair protein (mutL homologue), putative (Similar to C. albicans MLH3;~Similar to S. cerevisiae MLH3), whose product MHSIRQLDDSVVTQIRSHTILHSLDSVVRELLQNSVDAGADKITIKIDPVSLSVYIHDNGPGITPEDLEKVTLQHYTSKWQAKTFGYKGEALFALKAISNLTIISKADGYSSPFKLTNQVAKLYDGYSFGYFQVGDINPHGTVVIAANIFKNMPVRRQTPPKLEAVKVAILQSLIKKPSVGLTVLLVNHTTFQLDRLVSIDGSDYPTLLFQLFGIKTKFDPVSARFKNIRISGIIGRSPISPKHQYFFVNDRPVTLTPQESKRLNELFTTGNYKYPTFIFRAHYPKQHSHDCYTWNIVLRIVHKIISKFLEVPQKEPPVKCSTGPMKRSDKYMLSTKAKLGFLKENEINGLVDNRMYHVKSTPLPRMPKIVHPELPRCSCTDHSPFTNLSFSREDLAPGRFKVINQIDRKFILLTIADQIVVLDQHASDERIRVEQYLQEFVEQRHPGLRLQNPVTFILHPSETVLFDQYAPNFNTFGIHFATQSDRVVITHLPFLLTKIENDLLKDSLLQHCYDLADHVKRVHIDCNNWFETSYHLPRIITELINSKACRSAIMFGDILTKDEMYQIVTKLSQCKLPFQCAHGRPSIVPIANII is encoded by the coding sequence ATGCACTCGATAAGACAGTTGGACGATTCAGTGGTCACGCAAATACGCTCACACACTATCCTCCACTCATTGGACCTGGTGGTAAGAGAACTCTTACAGAATAGTGTCGATGCCGGCGCTGACAAAATCACCATCAAGATAGACCCAGTTTCGTTGAGCGTATACATTCATGATAATGGACCCGGCATCACCCCTGAGGATTTGGAAAAGGTTACCCTACAACACTATACCTCCAAATGGCAGGCAAAGACCTTTGGTTATAAAGGAGAGGCGCTCTTTGCGTTAAAGgcaatttcaaatcttaCCATTATATCCAAAGCAGATGGGTACTCGAGCCCATTCAAGCTAACCAATCAAGTTGCCAAGTTGTATGATGGCTACTCCTTCGGTTACTTCCAGGTTGGCGATATCAACCCACATGGCACAGTGGTAATTGCTGCCAACATTTTTAAAAACATGCCCGTTCGAAGACAGACACCACCAAAACTTGAAGCAGTTAAGGTGGCTATTTTGCAATCACTAATAAAAAAGCCTTCGGTTGGTCTAACCGTGTTGCTTGTCAACCACACCACATTCCAGCTTGATCGGTTAGTATCCATAGACGGCTCCGACTACCCCACCCTATTGTTCCAGCTATTTGgaataaaaacaaaattcgACCCTGTGTCTGCACGGTTTAAGAATATCAGGATTTCAGGGATAATCGGCAGATCACCAATATCCCCAAAACACCAGTACTTCTTTGTCAACGATAGACCAGTCACACTAACTCCCCAAGAATCAAAGCGCCTAAACGAGTTGTTTACCACAGGGAATTACAAGTATCCCACATTTATATTTAGAGCCCACTATCCGAAACAACACTCCCATGACTGTTATACTTGGAATATAGTACTCCGCATTGTGCATAAGATTATCAGCAAGTTTCTAGAAGTCCCTCAAAAAGAGCCACCTGTGAAATGTCTGACCGGCCCGATGAAGCGAAGCGACAAGTACATGCTATCCACAAAAGCAAAGTTGGGGTTTTTGAAAgagaatgaaattaatgGGCTAGTCGATAATCGGATGTATCACGTAAAGTCAACACCCCTACCCAGAATGCCAAAAATCGTCCATCCAGAACTACCCCGTTGCTCATGCACTGACCACTCCCCTTTCACCAATCTTTCCTTCTCACGAGAGGACTTGGCGCCTGGAAGATTCAAAGTAATCAACCAAATCGATCGAAAGTTTATATTGTTGACAATAGCCGACCAGATAGTTGTGTTGGACCAGCACGCAAGCGACGAACGAATCAGAGTTGAACAGTATTTGCAAGAATTCGTGGAGCAACGCCACCCTGGTTTGAGACTCCAGAACCCAGTCACCTTCATCTTGCATCCTTCAGAAACGGTGTTGTTTGACCAATATGCACCCAACTTTAATACTTTTGGTATACATTTTGCTACGCAGAGTGACCGGGTGGTAATCACCCACTTGCCATTCCTTCTTACTAAAATAGAGAACGACCTTCTTAAAGATTCGTTGCTACAACACTGCTACGACTTGGCTGACCACGTCAAACGTGTACACATCGACTGCAACAACTGGTTCGAAACATCGTACCACTTGCCTCGCATCATAACCGAGTTGATCAACTCCAAGGCCTGTCGATCAGCTATAATGTTTGGCGACATTTTAACAAAAGACGAAATGTATCAAATCGTCACCAAACTCAGTCAGTGCAAGCTCCCATTTCAGTGTGCCCACGGAAGGCCGTCTATAGTTCCAATAGCAAACATCatataa
- the RIM101 gene encoding pH-response transcription factor pacC/RIM101, putative, whose translation MNYNIHPVTYLNADSSNTGTAETTTQHHHGSKKSPSSDIDVDNATSPSSFTSSQSPHINAMGNSPHSSFTSQSAANSPITDAKQHLVKTTTNEHKPAAFTPSVGQQPASQTNTTAPQSYTQPAQQLPTQLHPSLNQVYNNQPSYYLHQPAYGYQQQPLHQEYNQQPQQYHDHHGYYANNNNIPSINELNQKPPAPVKPFKKTYKKIRDEDLKGPFKCLWSNCNIIFETPEILYDHLCDDHVGRKSSNNLSLTCLWENCGTTTVKRDHITSHLRVHVPLKPFHCDLCTKSFKRPQDLKKHSKTHAEDHPKKLKKAQRELMKQQQKEAKQQQKLANKRANATTASDLQLNYYSGNPGDGLYDEASRKRRYENNSQHNMYVVNSILNDFNFQQMAQPPQQPGAVSTAVSSEFTTKRMKSGSEYNIDVFNKLNHLDDHLHHHHPQQNPQQYGGNIYEAEKFFNSLSNSIDMQYQNMSSQYQQQNPGVASFAQQKPAQQTNGQLYPSLPTIGNGSYTTSSSSSHKEGLVNNHNGYLPSYPQINRSLPYSGVAQQPPSALEFGGVSTYQKSAQSYEDSSESSDDDDDDEDDDDYSTSSEEELDALFDKLNIVDKNVEEVTIDGFNLKDVAKHRDMIHSVLVYLRKQIEQQEKEKSQEQKDDVNQLYPTITAF comes from the coding sequence ATGAATTACAACATACATCCAGTGACATATTTGAATGCCGATAGCAGCAATACCGGTACTGCTGAGACCACCACACAACATCACCACGGATCTAAGAAATCACCCTCATCTGATATTGATGTAGATAATGCTACTTCACCTTCATCGTTTACTTCATCCCAATCACCTCACATTAATGCTATGGGCAATAGTCCTCATTCCTCATTTACTTCTCAATCCGCAGCCAACTCCCCTATTACTGACGCTAAACAACATTTGGTTAAAACAACCACGAATGAACACAAACCAGCAGCCTTTACTCCTAGTGTAGGCCAACAACCAGCCAGCCAGACCAACACCACAGCTCCACAATCTTATACTCAGCCGGCCCAGCAATTGCCAACTCAGTTACATCCAAGTCTTAATCAAGTGTACAACAATCAGCCATCTTATTATTTACACCAACCAGCTTATGGTTACCAGCAACAGCCGTTGCACCAAGAGTACAACCAGCAGCCACAACAGTACCATGACCATCACGGGTACTACgcaaacaacaataatatccCTTCGATAAACGAGTTGAACCAGAAACCACCTGCACCAGTAAAACCATTCAAAAAGACATACAAGAAGATTAGAGATGAGGATTTGAAGGGTCCATTCAAGTGTTTATGGAGTAACTGTAACATTATTTTTGAGACACCAGAAATTTTGTATGATCATTTATGTGATGATCATGTTGGCCGcaaatcttcaaataatttgtCGTTGACTTGTCTTTGGGAAAATTGTGGCACAACCACAGTCAAGAGAGATCATATTACTTCCCACTTGCGAGTTCATGTCCCATTGAAACCTTTCCATTGTGACTTGTGTACTAAATCGTTCAAGAGACCCCAAGATTTAAAGAAACATTCCAAGACCCACGCTGAAGATCATCCaaagaagttgaagaagGCACAGAGAGAGTTGATGAAACAGCAACAAAAGGAGGCCAAACAGCAACAGAAATTGGCAAACAAAAGAGCAAATGCAACTACTGCGTCCGATTtgcaattgaattattactCTGGCAACCCTGGTGACGGGTTATACGACGAGGCctcaagaaaaagaaggtACGAAAACAACTCTCAACACAATATGTATGTGGTCAATAGTATCTTgaatgatttcaatttccaaCAAATGGCCCAGCCACCACAGCAGCCAGGCGCTGTGAGCACTGCAGTTTCTTCTGAGTTTACCACCAAGAGAATGAAATCTGGCTCTgaatataatattgatgTGTTTAACAAGTTGAATCATTTGGATGACCATTtgcaccaccaccatccTCAACAAAACCCACAGCAATACGGCGGTAACATCTATGAAGCAgaaaaattctttaacTCCTTATCGAATTCCATCGACATGCAATATCAAAACATGTCGAGTCAGTACCAACAGCAAAACCCTGGTGTTGCCTCTTTTGCCCAACAAAAACCAGCTCAACAAACCAATGGCCAGTTGTATCCTTCATTACCAACTATTGGCAATGGCTCATACACCACCAGCAGCTCATCATCACATAAAGAAGGATTGGTTAATAACCACAATGGATACTTGCCATCATACCCTCAAATCAACCGGTCCTTGCCATATTCTGGTGTAGCACAACAACCTCCAAGTGCGTTAGAATTTGGCGGGGTCTCAACTTACCAGAAATCTGCACAATCTTATGAGGACAGTAGTGAGAGCTCAgatgacgacgacgacgatgAAGACGACGACGATTACAGTACTTCATCTGAAGAAGAACTCGATGCTttgtttgataaattaaacaTTGTTGACAAAAACGTTGAAGAAGTGACGATTGACGGattcaatttgaaagatGTTGCTAAACACAGAGACATGATCCATAGTGTTCTTGTATATTTgagaaaacaaattgaacaacaagaaaaggaaaagagCCAAGAACAAAAGGATGATGTTAACCAGTTATATCCAACTATAACTGctttctaa
- a CDS encoding DNA-directed RNA polymerases I, II, and III minisubunit, putative (Similar to S. cerevisiae RPC10;~Similar to C. albicans RPC10) — translation MTSPQREGFSIPSSISHAALGQVQSKSLGVKYNCAQCAASFSLSKSDTIRCKECGHRVIYKARTKRMVQFEAR, via the coding sequence ATGACTTCCCCTCAAAGAGAAGGATTCAGTATCCCATCATCTATCTCACATGCTGCTTTAGGACAAGTTCAAAGCAAGTCGCTTGGTGTTAAGTATAACTGTGCACAGTGTGCTGCGTCGTTTTCGTTGAGCAAGAGTGATACTATCAGATGCAAAGAATGTGGCCACAGAGTTATCTACAAAGCCAGAACGAAGAGAATGGTACAGTTTGAAGCTAGATAG
- a CDS encoding DNA damage-inducible v-SNARE binding protein, putative (Similar to S. cerevisiae DDI1;~Similar to C. albicans DDI1) → MQLTISLDHSGDIISVDVPESLSLEDFKAYLSAETGVDAGVQSLRFNGQELVENKPLSEFQIHDNDLLQMSKKQEPDERIEMIRQQVLADPNVREQVRSTQPSLFDALNDPARFRSLIMEQVSQEHQQTSSNQAELLRLQQDPDNPANQERILELIRQEAIEENMKLAWDISPESFTTVNMLYIKLKINGVDQVAMVDSGAAMTTISPSIAEEVGLARLIDKRYKGQAVGIGTQQIGGRIHSAPIEIGDTKIELPCSFYVVDTHVGILFGLDMLRRHRCTIDLERDVLVIGQHIEAKFLSESEIPRKSLGGNIFQREN, encoded by the coding sequence ATGCAACTTACTATATCTTTAGATCATTCGGGTGATATTATCTCGGTAGACGTTCCAGAGTCACTTAGCTTGGAAGATTTCAAGGCTTACTTACTGGCAGAGACTGGTGTAGATGCTGGGGTCCAGCTGTTGAGGTTTAACGGGCAGGAGTTGGTGGAGAACAAACCGTTGAGTGAGTTTCAAATCCACGATAATGATCTTTTACAGATGTCGAAAAAGCAGGAGCCAGATGAACGGATAGAGATGATTAGACAGCAGGTATTGGCTGACCCCAATGTCAGAGAGCAAGTGAGATCAACCCAGCCCAGTCTTTTTGATGCGTTGAATGATCCTGCCAGGTTTAGAAGTTTAATAATGGAGCAAGTATCACAGGAGCACCAGCAGACGAGTTCTAACCAGGCTGAGTTGTTGCGTTTACAGCAGGATCCCGACAACCCGGCAAACCAAGAGCGTATTTTAGAGTTGATTAGACAGGAGGCGATTGAGGAGAATATGAAGTTGGCGTGGGACATTTCGCCAGAGAGTTTTACCACTGTCAATATGCTCTACATCAAGCTAAAGATTAATGGAGTTGACCAAGTTGCAATGGTTGATTCTGGGGCGGCGATGACGACGATCAGTCCTTCGATTGCTGAGGAGGTTGGACTTGCACGGTTGATTGATAAGCGGTACAAGGGCCAGGCTGTTGGCATTGGCACACAACAAATTGGTGGCCGAATCCATAGTGCCCCGATTGAGATTGGTGATACGAAGATCGAGTTGCCGTGTTCGTTCTATGTGGTCGACACGCATGTGGGGATCCTTTTTGGTTTAGATATGTTGAGAAGGCATCGGTGCACGATTGATTTAGAGAGGGACGTGTTGGTTATTGGCCAGCACATTGAAGCCAAGTTTTTGAGTGAATCGGAGATCCCGAGAAAGTCTTTAGGGGGAAATATATTTCAAAGAGAGAATTAG
- a CDS encoding (secretory pathway) RAB GDP-dissociation inhibitor, putative (Similar to S. cerevisiae GDI1;~Similar to C. albicans GDI1), which produces MDENYDVIVLGTGLTECVLSGILSVEGKKVLHIDRQDFYGGESASLNLSQLYSKFKPSSQKPELKGRDRDWCVDLIPKFLMANGELTNILVNTDVTRYMEFKQIAASYVYRNGKIAKVPSNAKEALASSLMGIFEKRRMKRFLEFIQNYDEDDASTHQGFDLDKNTMNEIYTYFGLENGTKDFIGHAMALWSTDDYLNEVARPTYERIMLYASSVAKYGKSPYIYPLYGLGELPQGFARLSAIYGGTYMLDTPIDQVLYEGEGPDKKFAGVVTKEGTARAPIVIADPTYFPENVKKTGAKVIRAICILDHPVPGVELDSLQLIIPQNQVGRKHDIYVAVLSDVHCVVPKGYYLAIVSTIIETDAPHVELEPAFKLLGPRVDTLMGIAELYEPVDDGTKNGIFLSKSYDASSHFESTTDDVKDIYFRITGKPVQLKKRPTAEEEEALQGL; this is translated from the coding sequence ATGGACGAAAACTACGACGTTATTGTTTTAGGTACTGGCTTGACCGAGTGTGTCTTGTCAGGTATCTTATCCGTTGAAGGCAAAAAGGTCTTGCACATTGACAGACAAGACTTTTACGGGGGTGAGTCTGCCTCCCTTAATCTTTCCCAGTTGTACTCCAAATTCAAACCATCCTCCCAAAAACCAGAACTCAAGGGCAGAGACAGAGACTGGTGTGTTGATCTTATCCCCAAGTTCTTAATGGCCAACGGAGAATTAACAAACATATTGGTCAACACCGATGTCACCCGGTACATGGAATTCAAACAGATTGCTGCCAGCTACGTCTACAGAAACGGCAAAATCGCCAAAGTCCCCTCCAACGCAAAAGAAGCTTTGGCTTCCTCCTTGATGGgcatttttgaaaaaagaagaatgaAGAGGTTCTTAGAATTTATCCAAAACTACGACGAGGACGACGCATCAACCCACCAGGGTTTCGATTTAGACAAAAACACCATGAACGAGATTTACACCTATTTTGGATTGGAAAACGGTACCAAAGACTTTATTGGGCACGCCATGGCATTGTGGTCAACCGACGACTACTTGAACGAAGTCGCCCGTCCTACCTACGAAAGAATCATGTTGTACGCCTCGTCTGTCGCCAAGTACGGCAAGTCGCCATACATCTATCCATTGTACGGGTTAGGCGAGTTGCCACAAGGCTTTGCCAGATTGTCGGCCATCTACGGCGGTACTTACATGTTGGATACCCCAATTGACCAAGTGTTGTATGAGGGAGAGGGCCCAGATAAGAAATTTGCCGGTGTGGTCACCAAAGAGGGTACCGCCAGAGCCCCCATCGTCATTGCCGACCCAACATACTTTCCAGAAAACGTCAAAAAGACCGGCGCCAAAGTCATCAGGGCCATTTGTATTTTGGACCACCCCGTCCCTGGCGTTGAATTGGACTCGTTGCAGTTGATCATCCCCCAGAACCAGGTTGGCAGAAAACACGACATCTACGTTGCTGTGTTGTCGGACGTCCACTGTGTTGTTCCAAAGGGGTACTACCTTGCTATTGTTTCCACCATCATTGAAACCGACGCCCCACACGTCGAGTTAGAACCTGCGTTCAAATTGTTGGGCCCCAGAGTGGACACATTAATGGGTATCGCCGAGTTGTACGAACCAGTTGACGACGGCACCAAAAACGGAATCTTCCTCTCCAAGAGCTACGACGCCTCGTCACATTTCGAAAGCACTACAGACGATGTGAaggatatttattttagaATCACTGGAAAACCAGtgcaattgaagaaaagaCCTACagcagaagaagaagaagctCTCCAAGGTTTATAG
- a CDS encoding protein phosphatase inhibitor, putative (Similar to C. albicans YPI2): MSNQPSRTIVQESNILHLRPGSEPTPSSSNQQPPQQEQQQETTSTNKKKPRVRWTEGTVDNEHMNKKKTKICCIFHPQRSFDEEVEDDNHNHSCSSSDESSDSSDSEGDNGEDDESRRSGGIPKPNAYEYQPHYENRSKPPQ; this comes from the coding sequence atGTCGAATCAACCATCAAGAACAATAGTACAGGAAAGCAACATTCTACATTTGAGACCAGGGTCTGAACCAACACCATCATCGTCGAATCAgcaaccaccacaacaGGAGCAACAGCAAGAAACGACGTCAACAAATAAGAAGAAACCACGAGTCAGATGGACAGAAGGCACTGTTGATAACGAACATATgaataagaagaagaccAAAATATGCTGTATCTTCCATCCGCAACGAtcatttgatgaagaagttgaagaCGATAACCATAATCATAGCTGTTCGAGCTCAGACGAAAGTAGTGATTCTTCAGACAGCGAGGGCGATAATGGCGAAGATGACGAATCAAGACGTTCTGGCGGCATACCCAAACCTAATGCGTACGAGTATCAGCCACACTATGAAAATCGATCGAAACCTCCTCAATAG